The following are encoded in a window of Castanea sativa cultivar Marrone di Chiusa Pesio chromosome 5, ASM4071231v1 genomic DNA:
- the LOC142636912 gene encoding protein SIEVE ELEMENT OCCLUSION B-like, producing MAVASRSSVMTADEMKKEISVPQTHTVQKFDVPSLASNKKPFEMTDDEIKKEISVPRTHLDQKFDVASLFAIVTNILNPATIAADNVFRGTKQPHMEIKGERAIATSFIPPLCKLKELSYEMACKDPGVETAYKTTKSILEKLKDYSWHAKAVLTLAAFALDYGDFCRHLDQLHSSDQLTKSLGILKGIPALLPQPSIDHKHEGAIVELNKLIKDTLNVIDCIVTLEERSVKYNPNDLPALSIATNNSSIYVFWAIITVVACTTRMSCLSKDESKTHELSQFSEKINEIHGKLKLHIQLCNEEIEKIEAYWKLIRFLKEPLDIAEVLKALIFASDNRQRVKVFPNELILEAVKTKNVLLFFTDLDVDKISEYVSIRTPIYENIPSKYKDKYEVVWIPIVDQWTNDMQKKFELLRSQMSWFVVQNFSSISGIKYVREQWHFKNEPIILVLNPQGTVEHHNAAPMIKIWGPRAFPFTHWKDEELRKSEDWFGSLMLEFSPDIPTWIDEGKHIFFYGGKDSTWVKEFTKEATCFADDAVKGARISLFNVGNGSGSLGHFWKLIDNFFLYKSQMVTELDPMTKEIEKLLSYKNEKGWVVLCKGARLVFSGYGTTVLTVLKNFDEWRQCLNDSVSDFEVCLEEHYNEQLFKDGFPGRVIDIPKSDGLIPDNRKCPDCSKIMETSFRFKCCDHNQHGFNLKFCHNHHGTKAQLRGSNIGQTERVNPVETNRSYEAVAEAPPQPPVQYSSGTTAST from the exons ATGGCCGTTGCTTCGAGGTCATCTGTAATGACCGCCGATGagatgaagaaagaaattaGTGTTCCCCAAACTCATACTGTCCAAAAGTTTGATGTTCCCTCTCTGGCCAGCAACAAGAAGCCGTTTGAAATGACCGACGACGAGATCAAGAAAGAAATTAGTGTCCCCCGAACTCATCTTGACCAAAAGTTTGATGTTGCCTCTCTTTTTGCCATCGTCACAAACATTCTCAACCCTGCTACCATTGCTGCTGACAATGTTTTTCGG GGTACTAAACAGCCACACATGGAGATCAAGGGTGAAAGAGCCATCGCAACAAGCTTCATTCCACCATTATGTAAGCTCAAGGAACTTTCCTACGAG ATGGCATGCAAGGATCCGGGTGTAGAAACTGCTTACAAAACAACAAAGTCAATACTAGAAAAACTCAAAGATTATTCATGGCATGCGAAGGCAGTATTGACACTTGCGGCATTTGCTTTGGACTATGGAGACTTCTGCAGACACCTTGATCAGTTACACTCATCAGACCAACTCACTAAGTCATTGGGGATCTTAAAAGGGATTCCTGCTCTCTTACCGCAGCCAAGCATTGATCATAAACACGAGGGTGCGATTGTTGAACTTAACAAACTGATCAAGGACACATTGAATGTCATTGATTGCATTGTTACGTTGGAGGAACGATCTGTTAAGTATAACCCAAATGATTTACCAGCACTCTCAATAGCCACGAACAATAGCTCAATATATGTTTTCTGGGCTATCATAACTGTTGTAGCTTGCACGACCCGGATGAGTTGTCTCAGTAAAGATGA GAGCAAGACACATGAACTTTCGCAGTTTTCCgagaaaattaatgaaatccATGGCAAGCTAAAATTGCATATACAACTTTGCAATGAAGAAATAG AGAAAATAGAGGCTTATTGGAAGCTCATAAGATTCTTAAAAGAGCCGCTTGACATTGCCGAGGTCTTGAAGGCGCTAATTTTTGCCAGCGACAACCGGCAACGAGTCAAAGTTTTTCCCAACGAATTG ATCCTCGAAGCGGTGAAAACAAAGAATGTGTTGTTGTTCTTTACGGACTTGGACGTTGATAAAATCTCAGAATATGTATCAATTCGCACCCCCATTTATGAAAACATACCAAGCAAATACAAGGATAAGTATGAGGTTGTTTGGATACCAATTGTGGATCAGTGGACCAATGACATGCAAAAGAAGTTTGAGTTGCTGCGGTCTCAGATGTCGTGGTTCGTAGTGCAAAACTTTTCTTCTATATCAGGTATCAAGTACGTTAGGGAGCAGTGGCACTTTAAGAATGAGCCTATCATTTTGGTGCTGAACCCACAAGGGACCGTGGAACACCATAATGCAGCCCCCATGATTAAGATATGGGGACCAAGGGCTTTCCCTTTCACTCATTGGAAAGATGAAGAACTGCGCAAAAGCGAAGATTGGTTTGGATCCTTAATGCTTGAATTCAGTCCTGACATACCAACTTGG ATTGACGAGGGGAAGCACATTTTCTTTTATGGAGGCAAGGATTCTACATGGGTCAAAGAATTTACTAAGGAAGCAACATGCTTCGCTGACGATGCAGTAAAGGGAGCaagaatttcattgtttaatgtGGGAAACGGCAGTGGAAGTCTAGGGCATTTTTGGAAGCTCATTGACAACTTTTTCTTGTACAAGTCTCAAATGGTTACCGAATTGGACCCAATGACAAAGGAAATCGAAAAGTTGCTTTCTTACAAGAATGAGAAAGGATGGGTTGTGCTGTGCAAAGGGGCTAGATTGGTGTTCAGTGGTTATGGTACAACAGTTCTGACAGTCTTGAAGAACTTTGATGAATGGAGGCAGTGTTTGAATGATAGTGTATCTGATTTTGAAGTATGTCTCGAGGAACACTataatgaacaactttttaaaGACGGTTTTCCTGGCCGCGTCATTGACATCCCAAAAAGTGATGGATTGATCCCAGATAATAGAAAATGTCCTGACTGTTCCAAGATCATGGAGACATCTTTCAGGTTTAAATGCTGCGATCACAATCAACATGGTTTCAACTTAAAATTCTGCCACAATCATCATGGTACCAAGGCACAGCTCAGAGGATCCAATATCGGTCAAACGGAGCGTGTGAACCCTGTGGAGACTAATCGGTCATATGAAGCGGTGGCGGAGGCGCCACCGCAACCGCCCGTACAGTACTCTAGTGGCACTACTGCTTCTACATAA